Proteins encoded within one genomic window of Haematobia irritans isolate KBUSLIRL chromosome 5, ASM5000362v1, whole genome shotgun sequence:
- the dgt3 gene encoding dim gamma-tubulin 3 isoform X2 — translation MEILKKLGFDSSNQWIFYDERFHKFFDFFANNITDANILMETEVLDHEEYIKRNQYLDAKERKHRLDELEREYSGLLSPNTVDKIDSLQQEYEIMEKSYNEYNELVEDMRDTKHLLNCEFSKLEDRYNILKNKEKELMAQCHMKAKKLEDSESENHKKCGEVMKTFSKMQSPPLFMHQMPLDQYFAKCDSFTQYFSLYIKENFKIEEYIDMETSLGESQETVEKLEKLKKAIEKYTLAYITEKAKKNALQCAMDALNGTQIHVISLSDMQRETQELIQARSRHDIANQTLMQQIIHQIQQKSQQTVELILYENTKQKLERALKRHENDRSLTKVISEALSNAELIWMTIQLDMEKKRNRFDNTEQLTADSQRCQLRIQHMKNAQSMGMSEEFIQQLAQMLGQHLHQNLRCEVKTCLYEYEKFKRLMNYSLQGLLNRKPYASAMEKLKEINRIESILHPFVYDSPVMAPMFENVHYLKPIFNVKTQQHRVDKLLRQLRTEFHENVTERLEKDKLWRYSQLLWIWFLTEPRRVLHAIEEAKKAASKVPQMTGIKTLGGIKRK, via the exons atggaaattttaaaaaagctgGGCTTTGATTCTTCTAATCAATGGATATTCTACGATGAACGTTTCCATAAATTCTTTGATTTCTTTGCGAACAACATAACCGATGCAAATATATTAATGGAAACTGAGGTTTTGGACCATGAGGAATATATCAAACGGAATCAGTATTTAGATGCGAAGGAACGAAAACATCGTCTAGATGAATTGGAACGTGAATATAGCGGTTTATTGTCTCCAAACACTGTGGACAAAATCGATTCTCTCCAGCAGGAATATGAAATAATGGAAAAGTCCTATAATGAATACAATGAGTTGGTGGAAGATATGAG agATACTAAGCATCTTTTAAACTGTGAGTTTAGTAAACTAGAAGATCGCTACAATATTcttaaaaataaggaaaaagAATTGATGGCTCAATGTCATATGAAGGCGAAAAAACTGGAGGATAGCGAAAGTGAAAATCATAAGAAATGTGGTGAAgttatgaaaacattttctaaaatg caATCACCCCCGTTATTTATGCACCAAATGCctttagatcaatattttgcAAAGTGTGATTCATTTACCCAATACTTTTCCCTAtacataaaggaaaattttaaaattgaagaATATATAGACATGGAAACAAGTTTGGGTGAAAGTCAAGAAACTGTGGAAAAGcttgagaaattaaaaaaagc TATCGAAAAATACACCCTAGCCTACATAACGGAAAAAGCTAAGAAAAATGCTTTACAATGTGCCATGGATGCCTTAAATGGTACCCAGATTCATGTTATCAGTCTATCCGATATGCAAAGAGAAACGCAAGAATTGATTCAAGCAAGAAGTCGTCATGATATTGCCAATCAAACTTTGATGCAACAAATAATCCATCAGATCCAACAAAAATCTCAACAAACTGTTGAACTAATATTGTatgaaaatacaaaacaaaaattggaaaGGGCTCTAAAGCGTCATGAAAATGATCGTAGTCTAACTAAAGTAATATCAGAGGCTTTATCCAATGCTGAACTCATATGGATGACCATTCAATTGGATATGGAAAAGAAACGTAATCGTTTTGATAATACCGAACAATTGACAGCAGATTCACAACGATGTCAATTGCGTATACAGCACATGAAGAATGCTCAATCAATGGGTATGTCAGAAGAGTTTATACAACAATTGGCTCAAATGTTGGGACAACATTTACATCAAAATTTACGCTGTGAAGTGAAAACTTGCTTGTATGAATATGAGAAATTTAAgcggttaatgaactattccctgCAAGGATTATTAAATCGAAAACCTTATGCCTCAGCTATGGAAAAATTAAAGGAGAT taaTCGAATTGAGTCCATTTTACATCCGTTTGTTTATGATAGTCCCGTGATGGCTCCCATGTTTGAAAATGTCCATTATTTAAAACCAATTTTCAATGTGAAAACACAACAACATCGTGTTGATAAACTGCTGAGACAATTACGTACAGAGTTCCATGAGAATGTTACAGAGCGTTTG GAAAAAGATAAACTTTGGCGTTATAGCCAATTACTATGGATTTGGTTTCTTACTGAGCCCCGGCGTGTATTGCATGCAATTGAAGAAGCTAAAAAAGCTGCATCTAAAGTACCCCAAATGACTGGCATCAAAACTTTAGGAGGAATCAAacgtaaatga
- the dgt3 gene encoding dim gamma-tubulin 3 isoform X1, translated as MGDLINNMEILKKLGFDSSNQWIFYDERFHKFFDFFANNITDANILMETEVLDHEEYIKRNQYLDAKERKHRLDELEREYSGLLSPNTVDKIDSLQQEYEIMEKSYNEYNELVEDMRDTKHLLNCEFSKLEDRYNILKNKEKELMAQCHMKAKKLEDSESENHKKCGEVMKTFSKMQSPPLFMHQMPLDQYFAKCDSFTQYFSLYIKENFKIEEYIDMETSLGESQETVEKLEKLKKAIEKYTLAYITEKAKKNALQCAMDALNGTQIHVISLSDMQRETQELIQARSRHDIANQTLMQQIIHQIQQKSQQTVELILYENTKQKLERALKRHENDRSLTKVISEALSNAELIWMTIQLDMEKKRNRFDNTEQLTADSQRCQLRIQHMKNAQSMGMSEEFIQQLAQMLGQHLHQNLRCEVKTCLYEYEKFKRLMNYSLQGLLNRKPYASAMEKLKEINRIESILHPFVYDSPVMAPMFENVHYLKPIFNVKTQQHRVDKLLRQLRTEFHENVTERLEKDKLWRYSQLLWIWFLTEPRRVLHAIEEAKKAASKVPQMTGIKTLGGIKRK; from the exons aatatggaaattttaaaaaagctgGGCTTTGATTCTTCTAATCAATGGATATTCTACGATGAACGTTTCCATAAATTCTTTGATTTCTTTGCGAACAACATAACCGATGCAAATATATTAATGGAAACTGAGGTTTTGGACCATGAGGAATATATCAAACGGAATCAGTATTTAGATGCGAAGGAACGAAAACATCGTCTAGATGAATTGGAACGTGAATATAGCGGTTTATTGTCTCCAAACACTGTGGACAAAATCGATTCTCTCCAGCAGGAATATGAAATAATGGAAAAGTCCTATAATGAATACAATGAGTTGGTGGAAGATATGAG agATACTAAGCATCTTTTAAACTGTGAGTTTAGTAAACTAGAAGATCGCTACAATATTcttaaaaataaggaaaaagAATTGATGGCTCAATGTCATATGAAGGCGAAAAAACTGGAGGATAGCGAAAGTGAAAATCATAAGAAATGTGGTGAAgttatgaaaacattttctaaaatg caATCACCCCCGTTATTTATGCACCAAATGCctttagatcaatattttgcAAAGTGTGATTCATTTACCCAATACTTTTCCCTAtacataaaggaaaattttaaaattgaagaATATATAGACATGGAAACAAGTTTGGGTGAAAGTCAAGAAACTGTGGAAAAGcttgagaaattaaaaaaagc TATCGAAAAATACACCCTAGCCTACATAACGGAAAAAGCTAAGAAAAATGCTTTACAATGTGCCATGGATGCCTTAAATGGTACCCAGATTCATGTTATCAGTCTATCCGATATGCAAAGAGAAACGCAAGAATTGATTCAAGCAAGAAGTCGTCATGATATTGCCAATCAAACTTTGATGCAACAAATAATCCATCAGATCCAACAAAAATCTCAACAAACTGTTGAACTAATATTGTatgaaaatacaaaacaaaaattggaaaGGGCTCTAAAGCGTCATGAAAATGATCGTAGTCTAACTAAAGTAATATCAGAGGCTTTATCCAATGCTGAACTCATATGGATGACCATTCAATTGGATATGGAAAAGAAACGTAATCGTTTTGATAATACCGAACAATTGACAGCAGATTCACAACGATGTCAATTGCGTATACAGCACATGAAGAATGCTCAATCAATGGGTATGTCAGAAGAGTTTATACAACAATTGGCTCAAATGTTGGGACAACATTTACATCAAAATTTACGCTGTGAAGTGAAAACTTGCTTGTATGAATATGAGAAATTTAAgcggttaatgaactattccctgCAAGGATTATTAAATCGAAAACCTTATGCCTCAGCTATGGAAAAATTAAAGGAGAT taaTCGAATTGAGTCCATTTTACATCCGTTTGTTTATGATAGTCCCGTGATGGCTCCCATGTTTGAAAATGTCCATTATTTAAAACCAATTTTCAATGTGAAAACACAACAACATCGTGTTGATAAACTGCTGAGACAATTACGTACAGAGTTCCATGAGAATGTTACAGAGCGTTTG GAAAAAGATAAACTTTGGCGTTATAGCCAATTACTATGGATTTGGTTTCTTACTGAGCCCCGGCGTGTATTGCATGCAATTGAAGAAGCTAAAAAAGCTGCATCTAAAGTACCCCAAATGACTGGCATCAAAACTTTAGGAGGAATCAAacgtaaatga